From a region of the Falco cherrug isolate bFalChe1 chromosome 9, bFalChe1.pri, whole genome shotgun sequence genome:
- the BRD3OS gene encoding putative uncharacterized protein BRD3OS, producing the protein MTDKVMNGRVPLPEKALSEGYARLRYRDTSLLIWQQQQQKLESAPPNTYLSRSRSMWYSQYGNEAILVRDKNKLDVSRDTGQSKFCAIM; encoded by the coding sequence ATGACTGACAAAGTAATGAACGGGAGGGTGCCCCTGCCCGAAAAAGCCTTGTCCGAGGGCTATGCACGGCTGCGGTACAGGGACACCTCTCTGCTcatctggcagcagcagcagcagaaactggAGTCGGCCCCCCCCAACACTTACCTGAGCCGGAGTCGGAGTATGTGGTACTCACAGTACGGCAACGAAGCCATCCTGGTGCGGGACAAAAACAAGCTGGATGTCTCCAGGGACACGGGACAGTCGAAGTTTTGCGCCATTATGTAA
- the BRD3 gene encoding bromodomain-containing protein 3 isoform X1 has translation MSTVTSAIQAPQGPVNPPPPEVTNPNKPGRKTNQLQYMQNVVVKTLWKHQFAWPFYQPVDAIKLNLPDYHKIIKNPMDMGTIKKRLEHNYYWSASECMQDFNTMFTNCYIYNKPTDDIVLMAQALEKIFLQKVAQMPQEEVELLPPVPKGKGRKPSAGMQSAGAQQAVAVSSVSPPAPFQNVPPAVSQTPVIAATPVPTITANVPPVTAPPAAAPPPPAAPIMPVVPPTPPVVKKKGVKRKADTTTPTTSAITASRSESPTPLSDPKQAKIIARRESGGRPIKPPKKDLEDGEVPQHAGKKGKLSEHLKYCDSILKEMLSKKHAAYAWPFYKPVDAEALELHDYHDIIKHPMDLSTVKKKMDSREYQDAQGFAADIRLMFSNCYKYNPPDHEVVAMARKLQDVFEMRFAKMPDEPAEAPPPPPPTAPVVSKSTESSHSSEESSSDSDSSDSEEERATRLAELQEQLKAVHEQLAALSQAPVNKPKKKKEKKEKEKKKKDKEKEKEKHKVKAEEEKKPKVAQPPKQTQQKKAPAKKANSTTTANRQPKKGGKQASATYDSDEEEEGLPMTYDEKRQLSLDINRLPGEKLGRVVHIIQSREPSLRDSNPDEIEIDFETLKPTTLRELERYVKSCLQKKQRKPFSASGKKQAAKSKEELAQEKKKELEKRLQDVSGQLNNNKKPAKKEKSGSAPPGGPSRLSSSSSSESGSSSSSGSSSDSSDSE, from the exons ATGTCGACAGTCACATCAGCAATCCAGGCTCCTCAGGGCCCTGTGAATCCACCGCCTCCAGAGGTCACTAATCCTAATAAGCCTGGCCGGAAGACCAACCAATTGCAATATATGCAAAATGTTGTGGTAAAGACCTTGTGGAAGCATCAGTTTGCTTGGCCTTTCTACCAACCTGTTGATGCAATTAAATTGAATTTGCCA GATTAtcacaaaattataaaaaaccccatggaCATGGGGACGATCAAGAAGCGCCTGGAACATAACTATTACTGGAGTGCCAGTGAATGTATGCAGGATTTCAACACCATGTTTACAAATTGTTACATTTATAACAAG CCCACAGATGACATTGTCCTCATGGCCCAAGCCCTGGAGAAGATATTTCTGCAGAAGGTTGCCCAGATGCCTCAGGAGGAAGTCGAATTATTACCCCCAGTTCCTAAAGGCAAAGGTCGCAAGCCGTCAGCAGGCATGCAGAGTGCAG GAGCGCAGCAAGCAGTGGCCGTGTCTTCCGTCTCCCCGCCGGCCCCGTTCCAGAACGTCCCTCCAGCCGTGTCTCAGACGCCCGTCATTGCTGCCACCCCTGTGCCAACCATCACTGCTAATGTCCCGCCTGTCACTGCCCCTCCTGCCGCTGCTCCCCCTCCGCCTGCTGCTCCGATAATGCCTGTGGTGCCTCCTACACCACCGGTAGTCAAG aaaaaggGAGTGAAGCGGAAAGCGGACACAaccacccccaccacctccGCGATCACTGCCAGCCGAAGCGAGTCACCCACACCCCTCTCGGACCCCAAGCAGGCCAAAATCATCGCTCGACGGGAGAGTGGTGGCCGGCCCATCAAACCACCAAAGAAAGACCTTGAAGATGGAGAGGTCCCCCAGCATGCAGGGAAGAAGGGCAAACTCTCTGAGCACCTCAAGTACTGTGACAGCATTCTCAAGGAGATGCTCTCAAAGAAGCATGCAGCCTATGCATGGCCCTTTTACAAGCCTGTTGATGCAGAGGCCTTGGAATTACATGACTATCATGATATTATCAAACACCCCATGGATCTCAGTACTGTTAAA aaaaaaatggacagTCGGGAATACCAAGATGCACAAGGCTTTGCAGCAGATATTCGGTTAATGTTCTCTAATTGTTACAAGTACAATCCTCCAGACCATGAAGTGGTAGCGATGGCCAGGAAGCTCCAG GATGTCTTTGAGATGAGGTTTGCAAAAATGCCCGATGAGCCTGCAGAGGCTCCACCTCCGCCTCCACCGACAGCACCAGTGGTGAGCAAAAGCACAGAGAGCAGTCACAGTAGTGAGGAGAGCTCGTCCGACTCAGACAGCTCAGACTCGGAAGAAGAGCGAGCGACTCGGCTGGCTGAGCTCCAGGAGCAG CTAAAGGCCGTTCATGAGCAGCTAGCTGCATTGTCACAAGCACCGGTgaataaaccaaagaaaaaaaaagagaagaaggagaaagagaagaaaaagaaagataaagagaaggaaaaagaaaagcacaaagtaaaagctgaggaggagaagaaacCCAAGGTGGCtcaaccaccaaaacaaacccaacagaaGAAAGCCCCagctaaaaaagcaaacagcacaaCCACAGCTAACAG GCAGCCCAAGAAGGGAGGCAAACAGGCATCTGCAACCTACGATTcagatgaggaggaggaaggtctGCCCATGACCTATGATGAGAAACGGCAGCTCAGCTTGGACATCAACCGCCTGCCTGGGGAGAAGCTGGGCAGGGTGGTGCACATCATCCAGTCACGGGAACCTTCCCTCAGAGACTCCAATCCTGATGAGATAGAAATAGATTTTGAAACATTGAAGCCCACAACTTTACGAGAACTGGAGAGATACGTGAAATcttgtttacagaaaaaacaaaggaaaccatTTT CTGCAagtggaaaaaagcaagcagcaaagtCAAAAGAAGAATTAgctcaggaaaagaagaaagaactaGAAAAACGGTTACAGGACGTCAGTGGGCAGctaaacaacaacaagaaaCCTGCAAAGAAAG AGAAATCTGGCTCGGCTCCCCCCGGAGGCCCTTCccggctcagcagcagcagctcctctgagtctgggagcagcagctccagtggTTCCAGCTCAGACAGCAGCGATTCGGAATGA
- the BRD3 gene encoding bromodomain-containing protein 3 isoform X2 yields MSTVTSAIQAPQGPVNPPPPEVTNPNKPGRKTNQLQYMQNVVVKTLWKHQFAWPFYQPVDAIKLNLPDYHKIIKNPMDMGTIKKRLEHNYYWSASECMQDFNTMFTNCYIYNKPTDDIVLMAQALEKIFLQKVAQMPQEEVELLPPVPKGKGRKPSAGMQSAGAQQAVAVSSVSPPAPFQNVPPAVSQTPVIAATPVPTITANVPPVTAPPAAAPPPPAAPIMPVVPPTPPVVKKKGVKRKADTTTPTTSAITASRSESPTPLSDPKQAKIIARRESGGRPIKPPKKDLEDGEVPQHAGKKGKLSEHLKYCDSILKEMLSKKHAAYAWPFYKPVDAEALELHDYHDIIKHPMDLSTVKKKMDSREYQDAQGFAADIRLMFSNCYKYNPPDHEVVAMARKLQDVFEMRFAKMPDEPAEAPPPPPPTAPVVSKSTESSHSSEESSSDSDSSDSEEERATRLAELQEQLKAVHEQLAALSQAPVNKPKKKKEKKEKEKKKKDKEKEKEKHKVKAEEEKKPKVAQPPKQTQQKKAPAKKANSTTTANRQPKKGGKQASATYDSDEEEEGLPMTYDEKRQLSLDINRLPGEKLGRVVHIIQSREPSLRDSNPDEIEIDFETLKPTTLRELERYVKSCLQKKQRKPFWQKTHVTIL; encoded by the exons ATGTCGACAGTCACATCAGCAATCCAGGCTCCTCAGGGCCCTGTGAATCCACCGCCTCCAGAGGTCACTAATCCTAATAAGCCTGGCCGGAAGACCAACCAATTGCAATATATGCAAAATGTTGTGGTAAAGACCTTGTGGAAGCATCAGTTTGCTTGGCCTTTCTACCAACCTGTTGATGCAATTAAATTGAATTTGCCA GATTAtcacaaaattataaaaaaccccatggaCATGGGGACGATCAAGAAGCGCCTGGAACATAACTATTACTGGAGTGCCAGTGAATGTATGCAGGATTTCAACACCATGTTTACAAATTGTTACATTTATAACAAG CCCACAGATGACATTGTCCTCATGGCCCAAGCCCTGGAGAAGATATTTCTGCAGAAGGTTGCCCAGATGCCTCAGGAGGAAGTCGAATTATTACCCCCAGTTCCTAAAGGCAAAGGTCGCAAGCCGTCAGCAGGCATGCAGAGTGCAG GAGCGCAGCAAGCAGTGGCCGTGTCTTCCGTCTCCCCGCCGGCCCCGTTCCAGAACGTCCCTCCAGCCGTGTCTCAGACGCCCGTCATTGCTGCCACCCCTGTGCCAACCATCACTGCTAATGTCCCGCCTGTCACTGCCCCTCCTGCCGCTGCTCCCCCTCCGCCTGCTGCTCCGATAATGCCTGTGGTGCCTCCTACACCACCGGTAGTCAAG aaaaaggGAGTGAAGCGGAAAGCGGACACAaccacccccaccacctccGCGATCACTGCCAGCCGAAGCGAGTCACCCACACCCCTCTCGGACCCCAAGCAGGCCAAAATCATCGCTCGACGGGAGAGTGGTGGCCGGCCCATCAAACCACCAAAGAAAGACCTTGAAGATGGAGAGGTCCCCCAGCATGCAGGGAAGAAGGGCAAACTCTCTGAGCACCTCAAGTACTGTGACAGCATTCTCAAGGAGATGCTCTCAAAGAAGCATGCAGCCTATGCATGGCCCTTTTACAAGCCTGTTGATGCAGAGGCCTTGGAATTACATGACTATCATGATATTATCAAACACCCCATGGATCTCAGTACTGTTAAA aaaaaaatggacagTCGGGAATACCAAGATGCACAAGGCTTTGCAGCAGATATTCGGTTAATGTTCTCTAATTGTTACAAGTACAATCCTCCAGACCATGAAGTGGTAGCGATGGCCAGGAAGCTCCAG GATGTCTTTGAGATGAGGTTTGCAAAAATGCCCGATGAGCCTGCAGAGGCTCCACCTCCGCCTCCACCGACAGCACCAGTGGTGAGCAAAAGCACAGAGAGCAGTCACAGTAGTGAGGAGAGCTCGTCCGACTCAGACAGCTCAGACTCGGAAGAAGAGCGAGCGACTCGGCTGGCTGAGCTCCAGGAGCAG CTAAAGGCCGTTCATGAGCAGCTAGCTGCATTGTCACAAGCACCGGTgaataaaccaaagaaaaaaaaagagaagaaggagaaagagaagaaaaagaaagataaagagaaggaaaaagaaaagcacaaagtaaaagctgaggaggagaagaaacCCAAGGTGGCtcaaccaccaaaacaaacccaacagaaGAAAGCCCCagctaaaaaagcaaacagcacaaCCACAGCTAACAG GCAGCCCAAGAAGGGAGGCAAACAGGCATCTGCAACCTACGATTcagatgaggaggaggaaggtctGCCCATGACCTATGATGAGAAACGGCAGCTCAGCTTGGACATCAACCGCCTGCCTGGGGAGAAGCTGGGCAGGGTGGTGCACATCATCCAGTCACGGGAACCTTCCCTCAGAGACTCCAATCCTGATGAGATAGAAATAGATTTTGAAACATTGAAGCCCACAACTTTACGAGAACTGGAGAGATACGTGAAATcttgtttacagaaaaaacaaaggaaaccatTTT GGCAGAAAACCCATGTAACAATTCTGTAA